A genome region from Lactobacillus sp. ESL0791 includes the following:
- a CDS encoding MBL fold metallo-hydrolase, with protein sequence MINNIYASVNKVEKNLYCLKEVDSINRYLIIGKKYALLFDCGYGYIDFTSQIKEITNLPLIVVNSHGDPDHALGSYLFEHVYIHIADYNSLLAIDNDSAMKKMTIDYRLKKLPGLKEKMSIESYIKPNLSKTEFSFVKDGDSFDLGCLHAHIIHIPGHTPGSIALYIPENGWLFTGDSVDYHNIFYQTGLGHHAPLKTYVSSMKKLNELKDKFSCIYPAHGQYPIPTDAITEMIEGVYDLLKNYKNDKLEPSMGGMAYAHHYKHFYLLYQKDVLNEALLHGIEDKK encoded by the coding sequence ATGATAAACAATATTTATGCGAGTGTTAATAAAGTTGAAAAAAATTTATATTGCTTAAAAGAAGTAGATTCCATTAATCGTTATCTAATTATCGGTAAAAAGTATGCATTACTTTTTGACTGTGGATACGGGTACATTGATTTTACCAGTCAGATTAAAGAGATAACGAATTTACCATTGATTGTGGTTAATAGTCATGGTGATCCAGACCATGCGCTTGGAAGCTATCTGTTTGAGCATGTTTATATCCATATTGCAGACTATAACAGTCTTTTAGCTATTGATAATGACAGTGCCATGAAGAAAATGACTATTGATTATAGATTAAAAAAGCTGCCTGGATTAAAAGAAAAAATGTCGATTGAGTCATATATCAAACCTAACTTATCTAAGACTGAATTTTCCTTTGTTAAAGATGGGGATTCATTTGATTTAGGGTGCTTGCACGCACACATCATTCATATTCCAGGACATACACCAGGCTCAATTGCTTTGTATATACCTGAAAATGGGTGGCTATTTACAGGTGATAGCGTAGATTATCATAATATTTTTTATCAAACTGGGTTAGGGCACCATGCACCGTTAAAAACATATGTATCATCCATGAAAAAGTTGAATGAACTTAAAGATAAGTTTTCATGTATATACCCGGCACATGGGCAATATCCTATTCCTACAGATGCTATTACAGAAATGATTGAGGGAGTTTACGATTTACTCAAAAATTATAAAAATGATAAATTGGAACCTTCAATGGGCGGCATGGCATATGCCCATCATTATAAGCATTTTTATCTTTTATACCAAAAGGACGTACTTAACGAAGCTCTTTTACATGGTATTGAGGACAAAAAATGA
- a CDS encoding PTS transporter subunit EIIC: MNKYDSDAKKIIASVGGSQNIDDVFHCMTRVRFNLRDQSLVNEQAISDLPIVKGIAKSGEQFQIVIGGEVDNICTAIKNNLNKNDLNSEKITNSSKVTKAKNKDRWYKRLLDILSGTMIPLIGVIIGAGMVLAIITLLETFGIVSKTSGTYQFFYALGNVALYFMPVFVGYTSAKQFHADPFMGLLLGAALIYPDITKLIMSHAGLSIFGIKIAAFSYSGTVLPVILATWFMSYVERFAKKICPKIIASFGVPLIIILITVPVTYLVIGPIGGVLTSVINVSVVWLSKHAGFLAIGLIAALMPFLVMSGLHMSLIPIGLAILASSGYDPIVTPAFMVYNMAMAGACLSQAIFSHDSGKKQLGYSSCVSALLGITEPGLFGVVVPAKTPLIATSVSCAIAGIIAGFIKYLVYVPMSQSLLSIPAAMNTTNAIKAVAVIIISFTISFVVNYFFSRNSKDRK, translated from the coding sequence ATGAATAAATATGATTCAGATGCAAAAAAAATAATTGCAAGTGTTGGTGGATCGCAAAATATTGATGATGTGTTTCATTGTATGACACGAGTTCGCTTCAATTTGCGGGATCAATCATTAGTAAATGAGCAAGCTATTTCCGATTTACCTATAGTAAAAGGGATTGCTAAGTCTGGCGAACAATTTCAAATTGTTATTGGTGGTGAAGTTGATAATATATGTACAGCAATAAAAAATAATTTAAATAAAAATGATTTAAATAGTGAAAAGATTACAAATAGCAGCAAAGTTACAAAAGCTAAAAATAAAGATAGATGGTACAAACGTTTGCTGGATATTCTTTCTGGAACCATGATTCCTTTGATTGGAGTAATTATTGGGGCCGGAATGGTATTAGCAATAATTACATTGTTAGAAACGTTTGGGATTGTTTCTAAAACTTCTGGGACTTATCAATTTTTCTATGCTTTAGGTAACGTGGCTCTCTACTTTATGCCGGTTTTTGTTGGTTATACTAGTGCTAAACAATTTCATGCCGATCCTTTTATGGGACTGTTGCTAGGAGCAGCATTAATTTATCCAGATATCACTAAATTGATTATGTCTCATGCAGGACTATCTATTTTTGGAATAAAGATTGCAGCATTTTCTTATTCTGGAACGGTTCTTCCTGTTATTCTCGCAACTTGGTTTATGAGTTACGTTGAGCGGTTTGCTAAGAAAATTTGTCCTAAAATTATTGCATCGTTTGGTGTGCCATTAATTATAATTTTAATTACGGTGCCGGTTACTTATTTAGTGATTGGACCTATTGGTGGAGTGTTAACATCAGTAATAAATGTTAGTGTAGTATGGTTATCAAAACATGCGGGATTTTTAGCTATCGGATTGATTGCCGCACTAATGCCGTTTTTAGTAATGTCAGGATTACACATGAGTCTAATCCCAATTGGGCTTGCAATCCTTGCATCCTCAGGTTACGATCCCATTGTTACACCTGCATTTATGGTTTATAACATGGCAATGGCAGGTGCCTGCTTGTCTCAAGCAATTTTTTCTCATGATTCTGGTAAAAAGCAATTGGGCTACTCTAGCTGTGTTTCTGCGCTTTTAGGCATTACTGAACCTGGTCTTTTTGGGGTAGTAGTTCCTGCCAAAACACCATTGATTGCCACAAGTGTATCCTGTGCTATAGCAGGAATTATAGCAGGATTTATTAAATATTTGGTATATGTTCCAATGTCACAATCACTGCTCTCAATTCCTGCCGCTATGAATACTACTAATGCAATTAAGGCTGTAGCCGTTATAATTATTTCATTTACTATTAGTTTTGTAGTTAATTATTTCTTTAGTAGAAATAGCAAAGATAGGAAATAG
- a CDS encoding PRD domain-containing protein, translating to MISQVLNNNVLLVEDGKNQEQIIWGRGIGFKAHSGQNYDPQPSDKVFSSMPQTDDKWISSFKQLSDKIPREYFELTDKIIQLARKEIDSDFDEHLLLPLTDHIYFAVERIKQGLNLFNPMLFDLKRFFTKEYGVGKQAQKMIEQLSGVKVSDDEAGFIAMHLVEHEMKRSNGQIKNFSNIMNIFTDITNIIESVFGRKFSENDVSLTRLMTHLYYLILRSNTKEKYSGLSSDSALLKDIMSQHQKAGICLKQITKYLEQKIDYHFNDSDRLYLLIHIIHIAE from the coding sequence ATGATTTCACAGGTGTTAAACAATAATGTTCTACTTGTGGAGGATGGAAAAAATCAAGAGCAAATAATTTGGGGTAGAGGAATTGGTTTTAAAGCTCACAGCGGACAGAATTATGATCCGCAGCCAAGTGATAAAGTTTTTTCGTCTATGCCCCAAACTGATGATAAATGGATTAGTTCATTTAAACAATTATCTGATAAAATACCACGAGAATATTTTGAACTGACAGATAAAATAATCCAGCTTGCAAGAAAAGAAATTGATTCAGATTTTGATGAACATTTGTTGCTGCCGTTAACTGATCATATTTATTTTGCTGTTGAACGGATCAAGCAGGGATTAAATTTATTTAATCCAATGTTATTTGATTTAAAACGCTTTTTTACTAAAGAATATGGCGTTGGGAAGCAAGCTCAAAAAATGATTGAGCAGCTTTCGGGCGTTAAAGTATCGGATGATGAAGCTGGCTTTATAGCAATGCACTTGGTTGAGCACGAGATGAAGCGCTCGAATGGTCAGATAAAAAATTTCTCTAATATTATGAATATTTTTACCGATATAACTAATATTATTGAATCTGTTTTTGGTCGCAAATTTTCTGAGAACGATGTTTCTCTGACTAGATTGATGACACATTTGTATTATTTGATCTTACGTTCTAACACGAAAGAAAAATATTCTGGTTTATCTTCAGATAGTGCTCTATTAAAAGATATAATGAGTCAGCATCAAAAAGCTGGAATTTGCTTGAAACAGATTACGAAGTATCTGGAGCAAAAAATTGATTACCATTTTAATGATTCAGATCGTCTTTATCTTTTAATACACATCATCCATATAGCTGAATAA
- a CDS encoding PTS glucose transporter subunit IIA: protein MFKLFKKQSKFEKLVSPVRGRLIPITDVSDQMFAGKVMGDGFAIVPNDDQIYSPVSGEIKSIFKTKHAITIETTAGLEVLLHFGVDTVELKGAPFKLAVEEGQKIEPDTFIGTMDRAMVIANKKSTEIIVVFTNMDKIKELPLIEPQEIKHGTEIGNIQLN, encoded by the coding sequence ATGTTTAAATTGTTTAAAAAGCAGTCGAAGTTCGAAAAGCTTGTTTCGCCAGTTAGGGGCAGATTAATTCCAATTACTGATGTTTCCGATCAAATGTTTGCTGGCAAAGTTATGGGGGACGGCTTTGCCATTGTTCCCAATGATGATCAAATTTATTCCCCTGTAAGCGGAGAAATTAAGTCAATCTTTAAGACTAAACATGCGATAACGATTGAAACAACTGCCGGTTTAGAAGTGCTGCTGCATTTTGGGGTTGATACCGTTGAATTAAAGGGTGCCCCCTTCAAACTAGCTGTTGAGGAGGGACAAAAAATTGAACCGGATACTTTTATTGGCACTATGGACAGGGCAATGGTCATTGCCAATAAAAAATCGACGGAGATAATTGTAGTTTTTACAAATATGGATAAAATTAAAGAACTGCCGCTAATTGAACCTCAAGAAATTAAGCATGGCACAGAAATTGGCAATATTCAGTTAAATTAG
- a CDS encoding glycoside hydrolase family 1 protein, giving the protein MMQNLKFPNNFLWGGATAAFQIEGAWNEGGKGVTTLDMLDHGGRNIKKNVLNEIPKFSLYHTAIDFYHTYPDDIKLLSELGVKALRISISWARIFPNGDDSEPNETGLAFYDKVLDELLKYNIQPVVTINHFDLPINLSIKYGGWKNKKLINLYRKYAQTIFLRYRNKVKYWLTFNEINISLKSPYIGAGVLLNENDDKEKVIFQALHNQFVASAFAVADGHKINPDFKIGMMLAGQITYPYSANPDDSLKAYQEDELSFLCSDVQVKGKYPKWVLNYWEKNNIHIDTTADELKIIADNKVDFIGISYYSSKCTSVDDKLKKEYVKGNIFDTLKNPYLKQTEWGWQEDPVGLRLLLNRLWNRYNLPIFIVENGLGAKDTVTSSNKINDQYRIEYLNQHINAVAQAINDGIEIIGYLIWGIIDLVSASEGQMSKRYGVIYVDIDDNGCGSGKRLKKESFYWFKKTIENNGN; this is encoded by the coding sequence ATGATGCAAAATTTGAAATTTCCAAATAATTTTCTTTGGGGCGGTGCAACTGCTGCTTTTCAAATCGAAGGTGCGTGGAATGAAGGCGGTAAAGGTGTTACTACCTTAGATATGCTGGACCACGGTGGAAGAAATATTAAAAAGAATGTGCTGAATGAAATTCCTAAATTTTCTTTATACCACACTGCGATTGATTTCTATCATACATATCCAGATGATATAAAGTTGCTTTCAGAATTAGGAGTGAAAGCTCTTAGGATATCTATTAGTTGGGCCAGAATCTTTCCCAATGGAGATGATTCTGAGCCTAACGAGACCGGACTAGCATTTTATGACAAAGTCTTAGATGAACTGCTTAAGTATAATATTCAACCCGTTGTGACAATCAATCATTTTGACTTACCGATTAATCTTTCTATCAAATATGGTGGTTGGAAAAACAAAAAATTAATTAACTTATATCGAAAATATGCCCAAACAATTTTTTTACGCTACCGAAACAAAGTAAAATATTGGCTCACGTTTAACGAAATAAACATTTCACTAAAAAGTCCGTATATCGGAGCGGGAGTTTTACTCAATGAAAATGATGATAAGGAAAAGGTCATTTTTCAAGCATTACACAATCAATTTGTTGCTAGTGCGTTTGCGGTGGCTGATGGACATAAAATAAATCCTGATTTCAAAATTGGCATGATGCTTGCAGGTCAAATAACATACCCATATTCTGCTAATCCTGATGATAGTTTGAAGGCATATCAAGAAGATGAATTGTCATTTCTCTGCTCTGATGTTCAGGTAAAGGGAAAATATCCTAAATGGGTCTTAAACTATTGGGAAAAGAATAATATTCACATTGATACAACAGCCGATGAACTAAAAATTATTGCTGATAATAAAGTTGATTTTATTGGCATTAGTTATTATTCAAGTAAATGCACGAGTGTAGATGATAAGTTAAAAAAAGAATATGTAAAAGGGAATATTTTTGATACTTTAAAAAATCCATATCTGAAACAAACAGAATGGGGATGGCAGGAAGATCCAGTTGGGTTACGTTTACTGCTTAATCGCTTGTGGAACAGGTATAATTTACCAATTTTTATCGTAGAAAATGGATTAGGTGCAAAAGATACGGTTACATCCAGCAATAAAATAAATGACCAGTATAGAATAGAATATTTAAATCAACATATAAATGCAGTAGCTCAAGCAATTAATGATGGTATTGAAATAATAGGCTATTTGATTTGGGGAATTATTGATTTAGTTAGTGCTTCTGAAGGCCAAATGTCCAAACGCTATGGCGTAATTTATGTAGATATAGATGACAATGGATGTGGGAGCGGAAAAAGACTTAAAAAAGAAAGCTTTTATTGGTTTAAGAAGACTATTGAAAATAATGGAAATTAA
- a CDS encoding PTS sugar transporter subunit IIA, giving the protein MAEKELILISHGNMAEGVKASAELIMGEQEHIHTVCLLPEDSPEDFQAKFEKAIADYVLEDVTVFADLMGGTPANTVSRMIMGGQNIHLLSGMNLPMVIEWLNSQMSGAESDYITAAKAGIVDINQMLGNMKK; this is encoded by the coding sequence ATGGCAGAAAAGGAATTAATTTTAATTAGTCATGGCAATATGGCAGAAGGCGTTAAGGCAAGTGCAGAACTCATCATGGGCGAGCAAGAACACATTCATACTGTATGTTTGTTGCCGGAAGACAGTCCTGAAGATTTTCAGGCAAAGTTTGAAAAAGCGATAGCTGATTACGTGCTCGAAGATGTAACTGTTTTTGCTGACCTGATGGGTGGCACGCCTGCTAACACGGTCAGCCGTATGATAATGGGTGGTCAAAATATTCATTTGCTTTCCGGCATGAATCTGCCGATGGTTATTGAATGGCTCAACAGTCAAATGAGTGGAGCAGAATCTGATTATATTACGGCTGCGAAGGCAGGAATAGTTGATATCAATCAGATGCTGGGTAATATGAAAAAATAA